In Nocardia sp. NBC_01327, the genomic stretch TCGAGGATCTCGCGGCCGCTATCGCATTCTTCGTCGAACTGGGCCTGGAAGTGGAGGGCGAGGCAGCGGTCGGTGGCCAATGGGCCGACGACCTGCTCGGATTGGACGGCGTCCGAGCGGATATCGCCGTCGTACGGACTCCGGACGGCCATGGCCGCGTCGAGCTCTCCACCTTCCACTCGCCGGTAACCACCAGCACCGCGCCGAAGGCGCCGGTGAACACCCCGGGCATCCCCCGCCTGACCTTCGTCGTCGACGATGTGGACACCGTCTTCGACCGCCTCCGCGCCCATGGCGCCGAACTCGTGGGAACGATTGCCCGATACGAAGACATCTACCGGTACTGCTACGTCCGCGGCCCGGCCGGCATCATCATCGGGCTGGTCGAGGAACTCCGCCGAACGACACAGTGATTTGCCGAGAACTCTTCGGCCCGTTGAGGGTTCGGGATTGAGGAGGGCCGGTGAGCCGATTCTGGAAGCACAGACCGGCCCTGAGACCGGCGCCCACTCCAGAGATCCGCTGTTGAGTCCAGTCCGTCTCGACGGGCGCTAGTGTGCCGATTCGCGTTGCTCGGCTATGCGGCGGCGGATCTCGTCCCACGACATGGGTAGTTCGTCGGCCGGGGCGGTGAAGAAGACGAAAGTGGCTTCTTGCATGACTTTTCGCTTGCGCTCGACCGTGGACTTGTGCGGTTCGGCGCCCGCGTAGGCATAGATGGCCGACTTGTCGGTCCACGCCGAGTAGGTCCAGAAGGTGCCCTTGAGGGTCTCTGCTTTCAAGGCGACGCCCAGCGCTCCCGGTGAGCGGCGGGCCTGCCACCACAGTGCCAGTGAAGCGATCAGGAAGCCGGGTGC encodes the following:
- a CDS encoding VOC family protein codes for the protein MTIRMDHVGIVVEDLAAAIAFFVELGLEVEGEAAVGGQWADDLLGLDGVRADIAVVRTPDGHGRVELSTFHSPVTTSTAPKAPVNTPGIPRLTFVVDDVDTVFDRLRAHGAELVGTIARYEDIYRYCYVRGPAGIIIGLVEELRRTTQ